The Deltaproteobacteria bacterium DNA segment GGAGCCATTCGCGCTCAGCGCTGGTAGGTGCCCATCAGTTCGGCCTGACCGAGGACGTGCCCGTCGATGGCCCGCAGCACCTGGGCCTTGGTGGCACGCGCCTTCAGCGCGGTGGGGGCATCGAGAGCGTAGAGCTTGAAGAAGTAGCGGTGGGGCTTGCCCGGCGGCGGACAGGGACCGCCGTAGCCGACTTTGCGGAAATCGTTGAGGCCCTGCTTGGCGCCGTTGGGGAGAGCCTCGTCGGGCGGCAAGCCCGGCAGCAAATCGCTGGTGTGCGCGGGTAGATCGTAGAGCACCCAGTGCACCCACGTACCCACCGGCGCGTCGGGATCGTCGGCAATGAGGGCGAAATGCGTCGTCGCACTCGGGGCGCCGCTCCAGAACAACCCCGGGGAGAGATCCGCGCCCGCACAGGTGTGCTGCTTGGGGATCGTTGCGCCCGCTTTGAATGCCGAGCTCGACAGCGTGAAAGCCATGGCAGCTCCTTCCGTGCATACACCGCACAGCACTGCCAGCGCCACCGGCTTCAGCCGGCGCACCGCTCGTAGCGTACCCAATGTCCTCGCCATACCCGAGCGAGAGGGTACGCCAGGAGCGAGTCCCCTTCAACCATCGCGGCGGGCACGGCATTTGTTCGCGCAAGGCACCTACTTCCTCCTATTAGCAGACGGCGAGTGATACAATTATGTCATATCCGTTGAATTGGATAATGCGCTGCGTTACCATTAGCAGCCAATGGAGGTGCAAACATGACCGTTCCGCTGGCCTATCCCTCCGGCCTGCTGCCGAGTGCTCACTCGGCGGAAGTGTTGAGTCCGGCGGCCGCCTGGTTGTTGGTGGGGATCGCGCTGATCATTGCTTGCGCTACTCTTTGGGTTCTGAGCGCTCCGCGCCGGCATTTCCCGGCGTTGCGTCCGGGACCAAGACCTTCACATCGGACGCGGCGCGGCGGCGCTGTCAGGCGGCCGGCGCATGCCCCCTCTCCCCTACGCCACCGCCAGGCCCTGGCCCAGGGCCACCGCTAGGTATTCCGCCCGGACGATGCTGCGCCGGTCATCCTCGGGTGCGCGACAAATTTGTGGGTAACGTGGTTCGGTGTTATGGCCGTCATTCCCGCGAAAGGAAGCGGGAATCCAGTTTGGCGTTTGGCGCTATGGACAAGCAGTTCTGCGTTTACATCCTGGCCAGCAAACGGAACGGCACGCTGTACATTGGGGTGAGCTCACAGCTGGCAACGCGGGTGTGGCAGCATAAGAGCAAGGTAGTGGAGGGTTTTTCGGCCAAGTGCGGCGTTGACAAGCCGGTCTACTAC contains these protein-coding regions:
- a CDS encoding YbhB/YbcL family Raf kinase inhibitor-like protein, which translates into the protein MAFTLSSSAFKAGATIPKQHTCAGADLSPGLFWSGAPSATTHFALIADDPDAPVGTWVHWVLYDLPAHTSDLLPGLPPDEALPNGAKQGLNDFRKVGYGGPCPPPGKPHRYFFKLYALDAPTALKARATKAQVLRAIDGHVLGQAELMGTYQR
- a CDS encoding GIY-YIG nuclease family protein; this translates as MDKQFCVYILASKRNGTLYIGVSSQLATRVWQHKSKVVEGFSAKCGVDKPVYY